A region from the Dehalococcoides mccartyi CG5 genome encodes:
- a CDS encoding ABC transporter substrate-binding protein, which produces MIKNWKKFKKVWLIGLAAVISLSLFAGCEQTTPNADDTATAVTLKVGSTKPFKTTNCFSDYWYGVLTNLTTHDSLIRLGDDMSIKPWLAKSWIVSDDAKTFVFTIVDNAYWHDGTKLTAEDVAFSVEYYRDYIASASWMKDVIADVSFSGDTVTLSLSRPYGNLLTEFMTYSIVPKHIWQDVTDPLKYNQTDMTVGSGPFVFESFDLSSGKFIFKANEDYFQGKPTIDRLEVDIYQNMDALVLSLAKGDIDTWWDYSGTFPYTSIPALIKSGKVDFETSTYLGVPSALGFNLEDGPASDINVRKAIAAAINYQQIIEYFYAGYGSVPTTGFVPPTHPNFNADLPSLAYNPAEANALLDAAGLLDTDGDGIREDSSGQNISLRLLARSDQSTNMRLAEILRDALSEIGLGVEIRALDLSAWASVKDALDYDMVLFGATPWGTLMHAGHGSGYFDSRRTGQGVLHNLDAAEYLAACDARLATADPAQQAVLDLRIQELTAEYLPGIALAWTESVYPYRQGWSGWVIDSIYGGVFNGFSFLSVQSP; this is translated from the coding sequence GTGATTAAAAATTGGAAAAAGTTTAAGAAAGTCTGGCTTATCGGTCTGGCGGCAGTGATATCGCTAAGCCTGTTTGCTGGCTGTGAGCAGACAACACCCAATGCAGATGATACTGCCACGGCTGTTACCCTGAAGGTCGGTTCTACCAAACCCTTCAAGACGACCAACTGCTTCAGTGACTACTGGTACGGGGTACTGACCAACCTGACTACCCATGACAGCCTGATAAGGCTGGGGGATGACATGTCCATCAAGCCCTGGCTGGCCAAATCATGGATAGTGTCAGATGACGCTAAGACATTTGTTTTTACCATTGTGGATAATGCCTACTGGCATGACGGCACTAAGCTGACGGCTGAAGATGTGGCCTTTTCTGTGGAATACTACCGTGATTACATTGCTTCGGCCAGCTGGATGAAAGATGTAATAGCTGATGTCAGCTTTTCGGGGGATACAGTTACCCTTTCTCTGTCCCGTCCCTACGGTAACCTTCTGACCGAATTTATGACCTATTCCATTGTCCCCAAACATATCTGGCAGGATGTGACTGACCCGCTTAAGTATAACCAGACGGATATGACAGTCGGTTCGGGTCCGTTCGTATTTGAAAGTTTTGACCTTTCTTCCGGCAAGTTTATCTTCAAGGCTAACGAAGACTATTTTCAGGGCAAGCCCACCATTGACCGCCTTGAGGTGGATATTTACCAGAATATGGACGCTTTGGTTTTATCACTTGCCAAAGGTGATATAGATACCTGGTGGGATTATTCCGGGACTTTCCCCTATACCAGCATACCCGCCCTGATAAAGTCCGGTAAGGTAGACTTTGAGACCAGCACCTATCTGGGTGTGCCCTCTGCTCTGGGTTTTAACCTTGAAGACGGCCCTGCCAGCGATATAAATGTCCGCAAGGCTATTGCGGCGGCTATAAACTACCAGCAGATAATAGAATACTTTTATGCGGGCTACGGTAGTGTGCCTACCACCGGTTTTGTTCCCCCCACCCACCCCAATTTCAATGCTGACCTGCCTTCTCTGGCATATAATCCTGCAGAGGCCAATGCCCTGCTGGATGCGGCCGGACTGCTGGATACAGATGGGGATGGTATCCGTGAGGATTCATCCGGACAGAATATTTCCCTGAGACTGCTGGCCAGATCTGACCAGTCTACCAATATGCGTCTGGCTGAAATACTGCGGGATGCCCTGTCTGAGATTGGGCTTGGGGTAGAGATAAGAGCCCTGGACCTTTCGGCTTGGGCTTCGGTAAAAGATGCACTTGACTACGATATGGTTCTGTTCGGGGCTACTCCTTGGGGTACTCTGATGCATGCCGGGCATGGTTCGGGATACTTTGACTCCAGACGTACCGGTCAGGGTGTTTTGCACAATCTGGACGCGGCTGAATATCTGGCCGCTTGTGACGCTAGACTGGCTACGGCTGACCCTGCCCAGCAGGCGGTGCTTGACCTCCGGATACAGGAACTTACCGCCGAGTATCTGCCGGGTATTGCCCTGGCCTGGACTGAGAGTGTCTACCCTTACCGGCAGGGTTGGTCAGGCTGGGTGATAGATAGTATCTATGGCGGGGTGTTTAACGGATTTTCCTTCTTGAGTGTCCAGTCCCCCTAG
- a CDS encoding ABC transporter permease, giving the protein MNILKKLTANKLLFFGVVLLGIFVLSAVFAPLISPHDPWTYGQAFLHPSAQHLLGTNDVGQDIFSELVYSARVSLWVGFVSASLATLLGVAVGIWAGFRRGWLDNVLMGMADIFLVIPALPLVILLSVYLGPSIWNIILVIALTLWPGTARVIRSQVITIRQSGYVESARIMGASEFRLMWRHVLPNVLPLVAAKFILVVAVALLLEASMSFLGLGDPSQKSWGMMLHYAFSRGGFVQNLYWWYLPPGLCITLCILGLTFINMSFEDRTDPRLQRILDR; this is encoded by the coding sequence ATGAATATCCTTAAAAAACTGACCGCAAATAAACTCCTGTTCTTCGGGGTGGTACTTCTGGGGATATTCGTGCTTTCAGCGGTATTTGCTCCGCTGATTTCCCCGCATGACCCGTGGACTTACGGACAGGCTTTTCTGCACCCTTCTGCCCAGCATCTGCTGGGGACTAATGACGTGGGGCAGGATATATTTTCCGAGCTGGTTTATTCTGCCAGAGTATCCCTGTGGGTGGGTTTTGTATCTGCCTCTCTGGCTACTTTGTTGGGGGTGGCGGTGGGTATCTGGGCAGGATTCCGCCGCGGCTGGCTGGATAATGTACTGATGGGTATGGCTGATATATTTCTGGTTATACCGGCTCTGCCTCTGGTAATACTCCTTTCGGTATATCTGGGACCCAGTATCTGGAATATTATTCTGGTTATCGCCCTGACTCTCTGGCCGGGGACGGCACGGGTAATCCGTTCGCAGGTGATTACTATCCGCCAGAGCGGTTACGTGGAATCCGCCCGTATTATGGGGGCAAGTGAATTCCGCCTGATGTGGCGGCATGTACTTCCGAATGTATTGCCACTGGTGGCTGCCAAGTTTATTCTGGTGGTGGCGGTGGCCTTGCTCCTTGAGGCTTCCATGAGTTTTCTGGGTCTGGGTGACCCGTCTCAAAAAAGCTGGGGCATGATGCTTCATTATGCTTTTTCACGGGGAGGATTTGTCCAGAACCTGTACTGGTGGTATCTGCCGCCGGGACTGTGCATTACCCTGTGCATACTGGGGCTGACCTTTATCAATATGAGTTTTGAAGACCGTACTGATCCCCGGTTGCAAAGGATACTGGACAGATGA
- a CDS encoding flavodoxin family protein — MKSLVIYDSFYGNTEQIARSVASAIGSGAEVCRATETSPSKLLTFDLVIFGSPTQGGRPTKPLQELIKNLPTLKGIKVASFDTRFSNPIVKIFGFAADRIAASLTQKGGQLLAPPTWFFVATEKGPLKEGELERAAAWAKELIK, encoded by the coding sequence ATGAAATCTTTGGTTATATATGATTCATTTTACGGCAACACCGAGCAAATTGCCCGGTCTGTAGCCAGTGCTATCGGCAGTGGTGCTGAGGTATGCAGAGCAACCGAAACCAGTCCGTCAAAACTGCTTACCTTTGACCTGGTCATATTCGGCTCGCCGACTCAGGGCGGCCGTCCTACCAAACCCTTGCAGGAATTGATTAAAAATCTTCCCACCCTGAAAGGTATTAAAGTAGCATCATTTGATACCAGATTTTCCAACCCGATAGTCAAAATATTCGGCTTCGCCGCTGACCGCATAGCCGCATCGCTGACCCAAAAAGGCGGACAGCTTTTAGCCCCGCCGACCTGGTTCTTCGTAGCGACTGAAAAAGGCCCTCTAAAAGAAGGCGAACTTGAACGTGCCGCCGCTTGGGCAAAGGAACTCATAAAATGA
- a CDS encoding class I SAM-dependent methyltransferase — MNRPASDIDWAKAWDDATAQRGLRANLERQGHSREDFWQKYQSWMSLYVNRDYPGKLLERIIGITRGGESLLDIGAGAGSFAIPLAKQGVKVTAIEPSPRQSGLLMAEIEKELLANIRLVSQPWEELLPEEIGCHDHVMAVYSLEMENIRLALEKMITLAAKNVFIVHTAGNDLRPILKTLFGLQASPDYIYIYNILYQMGFSPDVEVFYRNYQIPLDVQLEMFSYNPGLNPEELAKLKEHLTDSGKTFTEGGQVWLKRQNRDALIRIKKEVQ, encoded by the coding sequence ATGAACAGACCTGCTTCGGATATTGACTGGGCTAAAGCCTGGGATGACGCTACTGCCCAAAGAGGGCTGAGGGCTAATCTTGAGCGGCAGGGGCATAGCCGCGAGGATTTCTGGCAGAAATACCAGAGCTGGATGAGCCTGTATGTCAACCGTGATTACCCCGGGAAACTGCTTGAACGGATTATTGGCATTACCCGCGGGGGTGAAAGCCTGCTGGATATTGGTGCCGGTGCCGGTTCGTTTGCTATTCCTCTGGCCAAACAGGGTGTAAAAGTAACTGCCATTGAGCCTTCACCCAGACAGTCAGGTTTGCTGATGGCTGAGATTGAAAAAGAGTTACTTGCCAATATCAGGCTAGTCAGCCAGCCGTGGGAAGAACTGTTGCCCGAAGAAATAGGCTGTCATGACCATGTCATGGCGGTTTATTCGCTGGAAATGGAGAATATCCGCCTGGCACTGGAAAAGATGATAACTCTGGCCGCTAAGAATGTGTTTATTGTCCACACTGCCGGCAACGACCTCCGCCCTATTCTGAAGACTCTTTTCGGGCTGCAGGCCTCGCCTGATTATATTTATATATACAACATACTCTACCAGATGGGTTTCAGCCCCGATGTAGAGGTGTTTTACCGTAATTATCAGATACCGCTGGATGTCCAGCTGGAGATGTTCTCCTACAACCCTGGGCTCAATCCGGAAGAGCTTGCCAAGCTGAAAGAACATCTGACGGATAGCGGTAAAACTTTTACTGAGGGCGGACAGGTCTGGCTGAAACGCCAGAATAGAGATGCCCTTATCCGGATTAAAAAGGAGGTTCAGTAA
- a CDS encoding ABC transporter ATP-binding protein — MKNLLVVSNLHVYFETPAGLVRANNGLNLHLEEGCNLGIMGESGCGKTVLVYTLLGLQQPGKIITGSILFNGRELVNLPEAELNHIRGRQIALIPQNQSTALNPLLKVGEQIGEVCVNLNRPDIRLEGARKLLSDLGLGDIHSVEHILKSYPHQLSGGMRQRVLTAMALLSEPDLLVADEPTTALDANTRTTTLNILKEASKRTSLLVISHDLPALKTLCPKLGVMYAGRIVEYGDTLSLMSNPLHPYSRLLMKCQQAGDYIDIPLTGFESRDLLGDNEGCSFAPFCPQATGICFKELPPEVCLDNSRVVCHLYTQSGMKLC, encoded by the coding sequence ATGAAAAACCTGCTGGTAGTTTCCAACCTGCACGTTTATTTTGAGACTCCTGCCGGTCTGGTGCGGGCTAACAACGGGTTGAATCTGCACCTTGAAGAGGGTTGTAATCTGGGTATTATGGGGGAGAGCGGCTGCGGCAAGACTGTACTTGTCTATACCCTGCTGGGGCTGCAGCAACCCGGTAAAATTATAACCGGCAGTATACTTTTCAACGGCAGAGAGCTGGTAAATCTGCCCGAAGCTGAGCTGAACCATATAAGGGGCAGGCAGATTGCCCTTATCCCTCAAAACCAGTCTACCGCTCTCAATCCCCTTTTAAAGGTGGGTGAACAGATAGGCGAGGTTTGCGTGAACCTGAACAGGCCTGACATAAGGCTGGAGGGGGCTAGAAAGTTACTTTCGGATTTGGGATTGGGCGATATTCATTCGGTTGAACATATTTTAAAAAGCTATCCCCACCAGCTGTCCGGGGGTATGCGCCAAAGAGTGCTGACGGCCATGGCGCTTCTTTCAGAGCCGGATTTACTGGTGGCAGACGAACCTACTACCGCACTTGATGCCAATACCCGTACCACCACCCTGAATATACTGAAAGAGGCATCCAAAAGAACCAGCCTGCTGGTTATCAGCCATGACTTACCTGCTCTGAAAACCCTCTGCCCAAAGCTGGGGGTAATGTATGCCGGGCGGATTGTGGAGTATGGTGATACCTTAAGCCTGATGTCAAACCCCCTTCACCCTTACAGCCGCCTGCTTATGAAATGCCAGCAAGCCGGAGATTATATTGATATACCTTTGACAGGTTTTGAAAGCCGGGATTTACTGGGAGATAATGAAGGTTGTAGTTTCGCCCCGTTCTGTCCACAGGCAACCGGGATTTGTTTTAAAGAATTACCCCCTGAAGTTTGTCTGGACAACAGCAGAGTGGTTTGCCATCTTTATACCCAAAGCGGGATGAAGCTGTGTTAA
- a CDS encoding MFS transporter produces MTQPDLPKRQISQEAVLVVTTLSAFLTPFISSSINIALPSMGKEFGIDAVHLSWIATAFILAAVVCLVPFGRLADIYGRKRILTIGIIIYTLASISSALSPNEGWLIFSRIIQGVGGAGIFGTSAPILISAFPPGMRGRVLGINVAAVYIGLSAGPFLGGFLTQNFGWRSIFWSNVPLGLLVIGFIFWKMRGWDMAESKGEKFDYLGSLVYGLGVVAAMAGTTILPDPTAVWYILAGLIAFSVFIWRELNFTSPIFDVRLFKRNRPFILSNLAALINYSATFGVGFLMSLYLQYIKGFSPQSAGLVLVAMPIVQACLSPFAGRLSDRIQPRFVATAGMGLTTIGLAFLSTLSTDTPLVFIITALILLGLGFALFSSPNTNAVMSSVERKHYGVASGTLSTMRLSGQMISLAVVMFLFSLILGPVQIGPENYEGFLTSMRTAMILFTTLCFLGIFASLSRGNTRKA; encoded by the coding sequence ATGACTCAGCCAGATTTGCCCAAGAGACAGATAAGTCAGGAAGCCGTATTGGTGGTTACGACCTTAAGTGCCTTCCTGACTCCTTTTATTTCATCATCTATAAATATCGCTTTGCCCTCCATGGGCAAAGAATTCGGTATTGATGCCGTCCACCTTAGCTGGATAGCCACCGCCTTTATTCTGGCGGCAGTGGTCTGTCTGGTGCCTTTCGGAAGGCTGGCGGATATCTACGGACGCAAACGTATATTGACTATCGGCATCATTATTTATACTCTGGCTTCAATTTCCTCTGCACTTTCTCCCAATGAAGGCTGGCTGATATTCAGCCGGATTATTCAGGGTGTGGGCGGTGCCGGTATATTCGGTACTTCTGCTCCCATTCTCATTTCGGCTTTTCCTCCCGGTATGCGGGGACGGGTGCTGGGGATAAATGTAGCGGCAGTATATATAGGTTTGTCTGCCGGGCCTTTTCTGGGGGGCTTTCTTACCCAAAACTTTGGCTGGAGAAGTATTTTCTGGTCAAATGTGCCTTTGGGTTTGCTGGTTATCGGGTTTATTTTCTGGAAGATGCGCGGCTGGGATATGGCCGAATCCAAGGGTGAAAAATTTGATTATCTGGGTTCACTGGTATATGGGCTTGGGGTGGTGGCGGCTATGGCCGGCACTACCATTTTGCCTGACCCGACTGCAGTCTGGTATATACTGGCAGGCCTTATAGCTTTCAGCGTGTTTATTTGGCGGGAACTGAATTTCACCAGCCCTATTTTTGATGTGCGTTTGTTTAAACGTAACCGTCCGTTTATCTTGTCCAATCTGGCGGCTCTTATAAATTACAGTGCTACTTTCGGGGTGGGCTTTTTGATGAGCCTGTATTTGCAGTATATAAAAGGTTTCAGTCCCCAATCTGCCGGGCTGGTACTGGTGGCTATGCCCATTGTTCAGGCCTGTCTGTCGCCTTTTGCCGGCAGGCTTTCAGACCGCATTCAACCGCGTTTTGTGGCTACTGCCGGTATGGGCTTAACTACTATCGGGCTGGCCTTCTTGTCAACCCTGAGCACGGACACTCCGCTGGTATTTATAATAACTGCATTGATATTACTGGGGTTGGGCTTTGCCCTGTTTTCTTCTCCAAATACCAATGCGGTTATGAGTTCGGTTGAGAGAAAACACTACGGGGTGGCCTCAGGAACGCTTTCCACCATGCGTCTTTCCGGCCAGATGATAAGCTTGGCGGTGGTTATGTTCCTGTTTTCCCTGATACTGGGGCCGGTTCAGATTGGTCCGGAGAATTATGAAGGTTTTCTGACCAGCATGCGTACCGCTATGATACTTTTTACTACGCTGTGTTTTCTGGGTATCTTTGCGTCCCTGTCCAGAGGAAATACCCGCAAGGCCTGA
- the crcB gene encoding fluoride efflux transporter CrcB, whose amino-acid sequence MGEILLLAAGGALGAVSRYGLNNLTVKLLGDSFPYGTLIVNCLGCFVLGFLMQWGFSSDSHNTHLKLMLTAGFLGAFTTFSTFSYETLDCFKNGDYFNGFSNILANVLLGLLMVFIGAYLGSLLKQNSGT is encoded by the coding sequence ATGGGCGAAATACTGCTGCTGGCGGCAGGCGGGGCTTTGGGTGCAGTCAGCCGTTACGGGCTGAATAACCTTACCGTCAAATTGTTGGGAGATAGCTTTCCTTACGGAACCCTGATTGTAAACTGCCTGGGCTGTTTCGTGCTGGGCTTCCTGATGCAGTGGGGATTCAGCTCCGACAGCCACAATACCCACCTGAAACTTATGCTGACAGCCGGTTTTCTGGGGGCTTTCACCACTTTTTCCACCTTCAGTTATGAAACTTTAGACTGCTTTAAAAATGGCGACTACTTTAACGGTTTTTCCAATATTCTGGCCAATGTTCTGCTGGGTCTGCTGATGGTATTCATAGGAGCGTATCTGGGCAGTCTTTTAAAACAGAACAGCGGAACATAA
- a CDS encoding GyrI-like domain-containing protein, with the protein MSPRKLKTDPVILEMPDQKMAVVRGKGAPDKVFSQIFPALFGSVYTLKFDLLKKGLESFKVSCPRARYPDAHLYPKDEWVIIAGIPVPENITSLPQKEPGTEVKLETWEYGTVAQILHLGSYDQEMESVERLHRFIAANGYEISGPHEEEYQSKPDAKVLKTLIRYQIKKQK; encoded by the coding sequence ATGTCACCGCGCAAACTCAAGACTGATCCTGTAATACTGGAAATGCCAGATCAAAAGATGGCGGTTGTCAGGGGAAAGGGTGCTCCGGACAAGGTTTTCTCCCAAATATTCCCGGCTTTGTTTGGCTCTGTATATACCCTGAAATTTGACCTGCTGAAGAAGGGATTAGAGTCATTTAAAGTAAGTTGCCCGCGTGCCCGTTACCCTGATGCCCATTTATATCCAAAGGATGAATGGGTGATTATTGCCGGTATACCGGTACCTGAAAATATAACTTCACTGCCCCAGAAAGAACCCGGTACCGAGGTAAAGCTGGAAACTTGGGAATACGGCACGGTAGCCCAAATCCTGCATTTGGGGTCTTACGATCAGGAAATGGAATCTGTGGAACGCCTGCACAGGTTTATCGCCGCAAACGGTTATGAGATATCCGGCCCGCATGAGGAAGAATATCAATCCAAACCGGATGCCAAAGTACTAAAAACCCTTATCCGCTACCAGATAAAGAAACAAAAATAA
- a CDS encoding ABC transporter permease: protein MQRHYHPAASFLGKALRYSIVLIVIIALNFLIPRVMPGDPVKNILGEQAYYTAEDVAALSAELGLDKPIYQQFGDYLGGLFSGDWGYSYLYMQPVLEAVGGHLLWTLVLILPAIILGALLAGLAGLVAGYFRKTPLDIGLTSGFMLVYAMPHYWIAMLMLMFFSFNLGWFPMGKVTTGGLSGFAYFADLLWHMALPLLVITLFKAAYDFLIMRNTVISICGEDYILMARAKGLSRGRILFKHILRNSLAPLVTVTAIQFGMLFSGVLLVETVFSWPGMGTLIYEAIGARDYPLIQGAFLIIAVCVLLANMTADLLYRRLDPRTA, encoded by the coding sequence ATGCAAAGACATTATCACCCTGCGGCCAGCTTTCTGGGTAAGGCGCTGCGTTACAGCATCGTACTTATAGTTATTATTGCCTTAAATTTTCTTATTCCCAGAGTTATGCCGGGAGACCCGGTTAAAAATATACTGGGTGAACAGGCCTACTATACCGCGGAGGATGTGGCCGCTCTTTCAGCTGAACTGGGGCTGGACAAACCCATATACCAGCAGTTCGGTGACTATCTGGGCGGACTCTTTAGCGGTGACTGGGGCTACTCGTACCTGTATATGCAGCCGGTTCTGGAGGCAGTGGGCGGGCATCTGCTATGGACGCTGGTACTTATCCTGCCGGCTATTATACTGGGGGCGCTCCTTGCCGGGCTGGCCGGGTTGGTGGCGGGCTATTTCCGGAAGACCCCTCTGGACATAGGTCTGACCAGCGGTTTTATGCTGGTTTATGCCATGCCTCATTACTGGATTGCCATGCTTATGCTTATGTTTTTCAGTTTCAATCTGGGCTGGTTTCCCATGGGCAAGGTGACTACCGGCGGGCTGAGCGGTTTTGCCTATTTTGCAGACCTGCTCTGGCATATGGCGCTGCCCCTGCTGGTTATTACCCTGTTTAAGGCGGCCTATGATTTTCTGATTATGAGAAATACGGTTATCTCCATTTGCGGAGAAGATTATATCCTGATGGCCAGAGCCAAGGGGCTCAGCCGCGGGCGGATTCTTTTTAAACATATACTCAGAAATTCACTTGCCCCTTTGGTGACGGTTACCGCTATTCAGTTTGGCATGCTTTTTTCGGGAGTACTGCTGGTGGAAACCGTTTTTTCCTGGCCGGGCATGGGGACGCTTATTTATGAAGCTATCGGGGCGCGTGATTATCCACTTATTCAGGGTGCCTTTTTAATTATTGCAGTTTGTGTCCTGCTGGCTAACATGACGGCAGACCTGCTTTACAGACGCCTTGATCCGAGGACAGCTTAA
- a CDS encoding MarR family winged helix-turn-helix transcriptional regulator — protein MVEMFDNLNHRLYHHFSCTYLSILRYMQKRMAHDTEYTLEQMSILNMLRNLGKADVDTMARLIIKEPNTLLQIMNRMVEKGYLEKQKIGRKTVYQITEEHRAKHNPELFNDYTQDIFDCFTQEEKDKYLELSDKLFNSVNTKLNNYFVEYE, from the coding sequence ATGGTAGAAATGTTCGACAACCTGAATCACAGACTTTATCACCACTTCAGCTGTACCTATCTAAGTATTTTGCGCTATATGCAAAAGCGAATGGCTCACGATACCGAATATACCCTTGAGCAAATGTCTATTTTGAATATGCTCAGAAATCTGGGCAAGGCCGATGTGGATACCATGGCCCGCCTTATAATCAAAGAGCCAAACACTCTCCTCCAGATAATGAACCGCATGGTAGAAAAAGGGTATCTGGAAAAACAGAAGATTGGCCGCAAGACAGTTTACCAGATAACTGAAGAGCACCGTGCCAAGCATAACCCTGAGTTATTCAATGACTATACCCAAGATATTTTTGACTGCTTCACTCAGGAAGAAAAGGATAAATATCTTGAGCTTTCAGACAAGCTGTTCAATTCGGTAAACACCAAACTTAACAACTATTTCGTAGAATACGAATAA
- a CDS encoding winged helix-turn-helix transcriptional regulator — protein sequence MVEILRNKSFATRFQILIEIATHGPTIQQRAIAQELSITPQAVSDYISQLEGESMITYLGRSRYQITREGVNWVLKNVREVKAYFDGIDSVINGIVISPAIAEKDIKQGEQVGLKMVNGLLYATADCQTKSTGIAEADAKAGEDVGVRDIQGLIEFSYGLVAVLVVPGIAKGGSRHIDLELLKTRLKGVSYVGAIGLESVAALHRAGIEPDYLYDVSGVVIDAALHGLSSAVVCTEEDVYALVSSLKDRNIEYSLISL from the coding sequence ATGGTAGAGATACTTCGAAACAAGAGTTTTGCCACCCGTTTCCAGATACTTATTGAGATAGCTACTCACGGGCCTACTATTCAGCAGAGGGCTATAGCCCAAGAGCTGTCTATCACCCCGCAGGCCGTTTCAGACTATATAAGCCAGCTGGAAGGCGAAAGCATGATTACCTATTTGGGGCGTTCACGCTACCAGATAACCCGCGAAGGGGTAAACTGGGTGCTTAAGAATGTCCGGGAGGTAAAGGCCTATTTTGACGGGATAGACAGTGTCATAAACGGGATAGTGATATCACCCGCTATTGCCGAAAAGGATATAAAACAGGGCGAACAGGTAGGCCTGAAAATGGTAAACGGCCTGTTGTATGCCACTGCTGATTGCCAGACCAAGTCCACCGGGATTGCCGAAGCTGATGCCAAAGCCGGCGAAGATGTGGGCGTACGCGATATACAGGGGCTGATTGAATTCAGCTACGGGCTGGTGGCAGTGCTGGTTGTGCCGGGTATTGCCAAAGGCGGTTCGCGGCATATTGATTTGGAGCTTTTGAAAACCAGACTCAAAGGGGTTAGTTATGTAGGGGCAATCGGGCTTGAATCTGTGGCGGCACTGCACCGGGCCGGAATAGAACCCGATTACCTTTATGATGTTTCCGGAGTAGTTATAGATGCCGCTTTGCACGGGCTGTCTTCGGCGGTGGTTTGTACCGAAGAAGATGTATACGCTTTGGTATCCAGCCTTAAAGACCGCAATATTGAATACTCGCTGATCAGTCTCTAG